One genomic window of Leptospira paudalimensis includes the following:
- the thyX gene encoding FAD-dependent thymidylate synthase has product MQQSDFESISRVSVPDLDSILGKPFPILDDGFVRLVDYMGSDESIVQAARVSYGKGTKKVNEDRGLIRYLMRHRHSTPFEMCELKLHVRVPMDTWRQWIRHRMANVNEYSTRYSVAIDSAQTTLPGEWRVQSVGNKQGSDGFLELSKGDHLTKRETEFQKFANDIYNERLELGVAREQARKDLPLATYTEAYWKIDLHNLLHFLALRMDDHAQLEIRLFAKTIGEQIVQKWVPHTWEAFVDYRLSALHLTKYDSEIIAALNRSGKEGARQKAIELGMLDEQGSTAKKSREREELEYKLSQLGFAIPW; this is encoded by the coding sequence ATGCAACAATCTGATTTCGAATCCATTTCAAGAGTATCCGTTCCCGATTTAGACTCCATTTTAGGAAAACCATTCCCAATTTTGGATGATGGGTTTGTCAGACTCGTTGATTATATGGGTTCAGATGAATCCATCGTTCAGGCAGCACGCGTTTCGTACGGAAAAGGGACAAAAAAGGTAAATGAAGACCGTGGGCTCATTCGGTATTTAATGCGCCATCGCCATAGCACTCCATTTGAAATGTGCGAACTCAAGCTACATGTGAGAGTTCCCATGGACACCTGGCGCCAATGGATCCGTCATAGAATGGCAAATGTCAATGAATACTCTACGCGTTATTCCGTAGCAATCGATTCTGCTCAAACAACTTTGCCTGGTGAGTGGAGAGTACAATCCGTAGGGAATAAACAAGGAAGTGATGGATTTTTAGAATTATCCAAAGGTGACCACCTAACAAAACGAGAAACGGAATTCCAAAAATTTGCAAATGATATTTACAATGAAAGATTGGAATTGGGTGTTGCACGTGAACAAGCAAGAAAAGACCTCCCACTCGCAACATATACAGAAGCTTATTGGAAAATAGACCTGCATAATCTACTCCATTTTTTAGCCCTTCGAATGGATGACCATGCCCAACTAGAAATTCGTTTATTTGCTAAAACCATCGGTGAACAGATTGTTCAAAAATGGGTACCACATACTTGGGAAGCATTTGTGGATTATCGATTGAGTGCCCTTCATTTGACAAAATATGATTCCGAGATCATCGCCGCTCTAAACCGTTCAGGAAAAGAAGGAGCCCGTCAAAAGGCGATCGAACTAGGAATGTTAGACGAACAAGGTTCTACTGCTAAAAAGAGCCGTGAACGTGAGGAATTAGAGTATAAATTATCACAATTGGGTTTTGCCATCCCTTGGTAA
- a CDS encoding FecR family protein: MSLKISLTLLLFLLTSISLSAEEFAVATFTRGKVSFLPASDTSKLWKTLKVNDVLKPGDRIKTGNGSKVDFLYQETEIRIQPNTDFTLKEWNSDKKVAKAYVQNGAAWFRVNGFKKGSFEVSTPTTTAGVRGTAFGVFFEEKEKKGYTCVCEGQVNINGIDFVKGTGGAKKEGATELEKNEYKDMITKDGATVLLNEKRKQMPMLNRCLPCHKPIGWEDKSFTPDETYGKK; this comes from the coding sequence ATGAGCCTCAAAATCTCTCTAACACTCCTTTTGTTCCTCCTAACATCGATTTCCCTTTCTGCTGAGGAGTTTGCAGTCGCAACTTTTACACGTGGAAAGGTAAGTTTTTTACCAGCCTCTGACACTTCTAAACTCTGGAAAACTCTCAAAGTAAACGATGTGTTAAAACCTGGAGATCGGATCAAAACTGGAAATGGATCCAAAGTGGACTTTTTGTACCAAGAGACAGAAATCAGAATCCAACCTAACACAGATTTTACTTTAAAGGAATGGAACTCCGATAAAAAAGTAGCAAAAGCCTATGTCCAAAACGGCGCTGCCTGGTTTCGTGTGAACGGTTTCAAAAAAGGAAGTTTTGAAGTGTCCACACCAACTACAACAGCAGGAGTTCGCGGAACTGCATTTGGAGTGTTTTTCGAAGAAAAAGAGAAAAAGGGTTATACTTGTGTTTGTGAAGGACAAGTTAACATCAATGGAATCGATTTTGTAAAAGGTACTGGTGGTGCTAAAAAAGAAGGTGCAACCGAACTTGAAAAAAATGAGTACAAAGACATGATCACAAAAGACGGAGCAACCGTTTTACTCAATGAAAAAAGAAAACAAATGCCAATGTTAAATCGTTGTCTACCATGCCACAAACCTATTGGTTGGGAAGATAAAAGTTTTACACCGGATGAAACCTACGGCAAAAAGTGA
- a CDS encoding protein-disulfide reductase DsbD family protein → MFSEIQTFIESQLSSGNFSYSTALFLALGGLFAGLLPCVYPLYPITAGILKTRVAKHKWSHPLVYYFGLALMYAIFGLIAGVSGGVFNSFLRFPETQLVLAILLFVLGLSVAEFLYFPFFSGDLKNSVNVNYANTFFLGMGAGLLSSPCVGPVVVSILVQLINYQTEGFKILPILFTSFKMFLFGMGLGIPFLMIGVFGLSLPKSGKWMKYIQWALAILIFYFSYTYLEKAFDLWGLEKGLSSKVFLLWTVALSFLYLQKKEGTTTEKMKQSLYQIVSITALLILFLFLNLSLWKQNFGNAVSNSNTSNFELKEEHGNLVWYRNESDVLSLAKEKNKPIFIDFYADWCTNCKEFQKLTLTNKEWNETLQKDVILWKVYDTDPIFETFASNLEYPELKIGLPFFLILSPDGKRLYKSNDYLDTKGMISTIRNFYNNSK, encoded by the coding sequence ATGTTTTCTGAAATCCAAACCTTCATTGAGTCACAATTGTCTTCTGGCAATTTTTCTTATTCCACAGCGTTATTTTTAGCCTTAGGTGGTTTATTTGCCGGGTTACTTCCTTGTGTATATCCATTGTATCCAATCACGGCTGGAATTTTAAAAACTAGAGTCGCCAAACACAAATGGTCTCATCCACTCGTGTATTATTTTGGTTTAGCGTTGATGTATGCAATCTTTGGATTGATTGCAGGAGTCAGTGGGGGAGTTTTTAATTCATTTTTACGATTTCCAGAAACTCAATTGGTTTTAGCAATTTTGTTATTTGTATTGGGACTGAGTGTTGCTGAATTTTTATATTTTCCTTTTTTTTCAGGTGATCTAAAAAATTCGGTTAATGTAAATTATGCGAATACATTCTTTTTAGGAATGGGAGCAGGTTTGTTGTCGTCACCTTGTGTTGGCCCTGTTGTTGTTTCCATACTAGTCCAACTCATCAATTACCAAACAGAAGGATTCAAAATTTTACCGATCCTTTTTACTTCTTTTAAAATGTTTTTATTTGGAATGGGACTTGGAATTCCATTTTTGATGATTGGTGTATTTGGATTGTCACTTCCTAAATCGGGAAAGTGGATGAAATACATTCAATGGGCATTAGCCATTCTCATTTTCTATTTTTCTTATACATACCTTGAAAAGGCATTTGATTTATGGGGACTGGAGAAAGGCTTAAGCTCGAAAGTTTTTCTCCTTTGGACAGTGGCTCTTTCGTTTTTGTACCTTCAAAAAAAAGAGGGAACAACTACCGAAAAGATGAAACAATCTCTCTATCAAATTGTATCCATCACTGCTTTACTCATTTTGTTCTTATTTTTGAATCTATCCTTATGGAAACAAAACTTTGGAAATGCAGTTTCCAATTCAAATACTTCAAATTTTGAATTAAAGGAAGAACATGGAAATTTGGTTTGGTACCGAAATGAAAGTGATGTACTTTCATTAGCAAAAGAAAAGAATAAGCCAATATTTATTGATTTTTATGCCGATTGGTGTACTAACTGTAAGGAATTTCAGAAACTTACACTGACAAACAAAGAGTGGAACGAAACCCTTCAGAAGGATGTGATATTATGGAAAGTTTATGATACAGATCCTATATTTGAAACATTTGCCTCAAATCTAGAATATCCCGAATTAAAAATTGGATTACCTTTCTTTTTGATTCTCAGTCCAGATGGAAAACGTTTGTATAAATCCAATGACTATCTGGATACAAAAGGAATGATTTCTACGATCCGTAATTTCTACAATAATTCTAAGTAA
- a CDS encoding NAD(P)H-dependent flavin oxidoreductase: protein MKIKTKISEMLKIDLPIIAAPMFLVSYPELVVAVSEAGGIGCFPSLNYRTPEQLREGILEIRSKTKKPIGVNLILHKEHNPNWAKQFEVVMDLKVELIITSLGTPRTIAKEIKANGSALFCDVTTLKHANIVAKSGADALIAVSQGAGGHAGAITPFALIPYLKKETGLPVIAAGAISNGSQMAAALSLGADAVYIGTRFIATPESRAQNEYKQMLIDSSPDEIVYTEKISGIPANWLAKSVERSPDILEDGPKKIAAGHAGGEKAIEQEYKRWRDIWSAGQGVAQIEEVKPAGEIVKEIANEYLQTVSSLPR, encoded by the coding sequence ATGAAAATCAAAACAAAAATTAGCGAAATGCTAAAAATTGATCTGCCGATCATTGCCGCACCCATGTTCCTTGTCTCCTATCCGGAGTTAGTAGTTGCCGTTTCAGAAGCAGGAGGTATTGGGTGTTTCCCTTCTCTCAATTACAGAACTCCAGAACAGTTACGCGAAGGGATTCTGGAAATTCGTTCAAAAACAAAAAAACCAATTGGAGTGAATCTAATTTTACATAAGGAACATAATCCTAATTGGGCAAAACAATTTGAAGTGGTGATGGATTTAAAAGTAGAATTAATCATCACAAGCTTAGGAACACCAAGGACAATCGCCAAAGAAATCAAAGCAAATGGTTCCGCATTGTTTTGTGATGTGACAACCCTCAAACACGCTAACATTGTCGCAAAATCTGGCGCAGATGCACTCATCGCAGTTTCTCAAGGTGCAGGTGGACACGCAGGTGCAATCACCCCATTTGCTCTCATTCCTTATCTTAAAAAAGAAACAGGACTTCCAGTAATTGCCGCAGGAGCCATTTCCAATGGTTCACAAATGGCTGCAGCACTCTCTCTTGGGGCAGATGCTGTTTATATTGGTACACGATTTATTGCAACTCCAGAATCGAGAGCACAAAATGAATACAAACAAATGTTAATTGATTCAAGTCCAGATGAGATTGTATATACTGAAAAAATATCAGGGATCCCTGCTAATTGGTTGGCCAAATCAGTGGAACGATCACCAGATATTCTGGAAGACGGACCTAAAAAAATTGCAGCGGGACATGCTGGTGGAGAAAAAGCAATCGAACAAGAATACAAACGTTGGAGAGACATTTGGTCTGCTGGACAAGGTGTTGCCCAAATTGAAGAAGTGAAACCGGCTGGTGAGATTGTAAAAGAAATTGCAAATGAATATTTGCAAACTGTTAGCTCACTCCCTCGATAA
- a CDS encoding PP2C family protein-serine/threonine phosphatase, with protein MKEVKPYKSFLVPIQFVLFFLLIFFIQNCFDLHSESKQEIQLQQSIYLIDRYYYWSSEEILDPEMIQESKWLPISDKSLGFKKKEKEYLYIKFSDQFIRQLQSPILFTEIALETFKVFQGKENVYISKDFDFIFPHLIPLSPEPKGFIYIQFQSRYKNFIGLDRDIILKNHTKALIDLFMENLSKTFFSPILLVLSFIFMGFYFLRRKELIFLNFSILLLSASLIEVLNGFVGFSLRQYASYIIPITFLNFTFFPFAFLLFLISVFPPFFKKVFKFIAILHIFVFLTSIIRNYDLGISFLNSEEDYNWIVVLEAIVAILSSIYVFLKGNRQIREIILGILVIVFAGLHDTLVDLEILNYKIRFIHYGFFLMLGFFGYYVFKHYWELLHSINRMNTELRTKNKELQRLIQIDKDLALAHALQKSLLSSKYNEDDKIRIIGFSQNLESVGGDYFDHTKDSMGNWAFLIADVSGHGISSAMVAAMSKMAFVGAGPYLQFPARVFHLMNRHLVGKTKNLFITASYLFIDTESYTATFSNAGHPCFYLIRNTEKDVIQLTAKGKPLGLFSQQSYAEETVGIQPKDKILLYTDGIFDLLNEHGESFGEDRLKSLLWEYRYYNIQDLSSILQDCLFRFSNGWKHQMDDLSFLLVEVK; from the coding sequence TTGAAAGAAGTCAAACCTTATAAATCCTTTCTGGTTCCAATTCAATTTGTTCTTTTTTTCCTTTTGATTTTTTTTATCCAAAACTGCTTTGACCTTCATTCCGAAAGCAAACAAGAAATCCAATTACAACAATCTATTTATCTGATTGACAGGTACTATTATTGGTCTTCTGAAGAAATTTTAGACCCAGAAATGATCCAAGAATCAAAATGGTTACCAATTTCTGATAAATCATTAGGCTTTAAGAAAAAGGAAAAAGAATATTTATATATCAAATTTAGTGATCAATTCATACGACAACTTCAAAGCCCAATTCTATTTACGGAAATTGCCTTGGAAACATTTAAAGTTTTCCAAGGAAAAGAGAATGTTTATATTTCAAAGGATTTTGATTTTATATTTCCACACTTGATTCCTCTTAGTCCTGAACCAAAAGGATTTATATACATTCAATTCCAATCTCGATATAAAAATTTCATTGGATTAGATCGTGACATTATTCTTAAAAATCATACAAAAGCATTGATTGATTTGTTTATGGAAAATCTTTCTAAAACTTTTTTTTCCCCGATATTGTTAGTGTTATCTTTTATATTCATGGGATTTTATTTTTTGCGCAGAAAAGAATTGATTTTTTTAAATTTTTCAATTCTGCTATTGTCCGCTTCGCTCATCGAAGTGTTAAATGGATTTGTTGGATTTTCATTACGTCAGTATGCTTCGTATATCATTCCAATAACATTTCTCAATTTCACTTTTTTCCCTTTTGCTTTTTTGTTATTTTTGATCTCAGTATTTCCTCCTTTCTTTAAGAAAGTTTTTAAGTTCATCGCGATTTTACACATCTTTGTTTTTTTAACGTCTATCATTCGTAATTATGATTTAGGAATTTCTTTTTTAAATAGTGAGGAAGATTATAATTGGATTGTTGTATTGGAAGCAATCGTAGCCATCTTATCTTCTATCTATGTATTTTTGAAAGGGAATCGGCAAATTAGAGAAATTATCTTAGGCATCCTTGTCATCGTCTTTGCAGGACTCCATGATACACTTGTGGATTTAGAAATTTTGAACTACAAAATTCGATTCATTCACTATGGTTTTTTTCTAATGTTGGGATTTTTTGGATATTATGTGTTCAAACATTATTGGGAATTGTTGCATTCAATCAATCGAATGAACACCGAACTGCGAACAAAAAATAAAGAACTCCAACGATTGATTCAAATTGATAAAGATTTAGCATTAGCACATGCCTTACAAAAATCATTATTGTCTTCTAAATACAATGAGGACGATAAAATTCGTATCATTGGATTTTCTCAGAATTTGGAATCTGTTGGGGGAGATTATTTTGACCATACAAAAGATAGTATGGGTAATTGGGCTTTTTTAATTGCAGATGTGTCTGGTCATGGAATTTCTTCCGCAATGGTAGCTGCCATGTCAAAAATGGCATTCGTAGGTGCAGGTCCCTATTTACAATTTCCAGCAAGGGTATTTCACCTGATGAATCGCCACTTGGTTGGAAAAACAAAAAATCTCTTCATTACCGCTTCTTATCTTTTTATCGATACAGAATCTTATACAGCTACATTTAGTAATGCAGGACATCCTTGTTTTTACCTAATTCGAAACACTGAGAAAGATGTGATACAACTGACTGCAAAGGGAAAACCATTGGGTCTTTTTTCCCAACAATCATATGCAGAAGAAACTGTTGGGATCCAACCAAAGGATAAAATATTACTCTATACAGATGGGATATTTGACTTATTAAATGAACATGGAGAAAGTTTTGGAGAAGATAGGCTCAAATCATTGTTATGGGAATATCGTTACTACAACATCCAGGATTTATCGAGTATCCTACAAGATTGCCTATTTCGTTTTTCCAATGGTTGGAAACACCAAATGGATGATTTAAGTTTTTTACTCGTGGAAGTTAAATAA
- a CDS encoding zinc-binding dehydrogenase, with product MKAAVLPQGSKSLEIRELELPPLLPNQVKVKVKACGICGSDIHLILHGKMKATYTPCVPGHETSGVITEIGEQITKLKVGDRVVVSAGTSCGKCKHCLAGRENLCEHIGVIGFNQRGGFAEYIQTEERYLHILPDQIPFAEGAILADAVSTPYHAIKYQGELKAGESVAIIGCGGLGIHAVAIAKALGAGKIFAIDIDSGSLENAKSYGADELILVEKNMQVGKVLKEKSGGIDLLCDFTGFMPNIESSVRAMNRGGRIVLVGIGRNKLEIPMPFFLIERQIRITGSYGSDRRAIPELIQLYKDKKLNLTKSISGIHKLEDTNEYLHALEEKKGNPIRFIINPEL from the coding sequence ATGAAAGCAGCTGTTTTACCACAAGGATCTAAATCCTTAGAAATCCGAGAATTAGAATTACCACCATTATTACCAAACCAAGTGAAAGTGAAGGTAAAAGCTTGTGGGATCTGTGGGTCAGACATTCATCTCATCTTACATGGAAAAATGAAGGCAACATATACTCCCTGTGTTCCTGGTCATGAAACTTCAGGTGTGATCACTGAGATTGGTGAACAAATCACAAAATTAAAAGTGGGTGACCGAGTTGTTGTGAGTGCAGGAACCTCTTGTGGAAAATGTAAGCATTGTTTGGCGGGGAGAGAAAATCTTTGTGAACACATTGGAGTGATTGGTTTTAACCAAAGAGGTGGTTTTGCAGAATACATCCAAACAGAAGAAAGATACTTACATATTTTGCCTGATCAAATTCCTTTTGCCGAAGGGGCGATCCTAGCTGATGCTGTCTCCACTCCTTACCATGCAATCAAATACCAAGGAGAACTGAAAGCAGGTGAATCTGTTGCAATTATTGGTTGTGGAGGACTTGGAATCCATGCTGTTGCAATAGCCAAAGCTTTGGGGGCAGGTAAAATTTTTGCGATTGATATTGATAGTGGAAGTTTAGAAAATGCAAAATCATATGGTGCCGACGAACTGATATTAGTCGAAAAAAACATGCAGGTAGGAAAAGTCCTTAAAGAAAAGTCGGGAGGGATTGACCTATTATGTGATTTTACAGGTTTTATGCCAAATATCGAAAGTTCTGTTCGTGCGATGAATCGTGGAGGAAGGATTGTCCTAGTCGGTATTGGTAGAAACAAACTCGAAATTCCTATGCCATTTTTTCTCATTGAAAGACAAATCCGAATCACAGGATCCTATGGATCAGATAGAAGGGCCATCCCTGAACTCATCCAACTTTATAAAGATAAAAAACTTAATTTAACAAAGTCCATCAGCGGAATTCACAAATTGGAAGATACAAATGAGTACCTACATGCTTTGGAAGAAAAAAAAGGAAATCCAATTCGTTTCATCATCAATCCAGAACTATAG
- a CDS encoding adhesin OmpL37 family surface protein produces the protein MKRFSVILLLLFTAMGETTPDQSSSKATQLIRVSYGLKDNYEFLRILNSTISNRGTEDQKKYFKRCVQHHIESEILHLQMDLGKSYAELRRTQGLLIQLYINVLEDEIEELEIELGRLARLANGKEKTETKLYLRLGYREIAVAKQKLIIGKNIRPYLYLMKLQELAFSLKSLKQAEKYIVLLGLLHDSVDEFDKESRSFEAMANEVIRIIVSDKEKYLRLLYDSHFDSYGSLNYYEQIWKQPDLHELASGIPNFDPAYFRNPEEAKIPTFK, from the coding sequence ATGAAACGTTTTTCGGTAATACTACTGCTTCTCTTCACTGCAATGGGAGAGACGACGCCGGACCAATCCAGTTCTAAAGCAACTCAGTTAATTCGTGTTAGCTACGGACTTAAGGATAACTACGAGTTTCTTCGCATTTTAAATTCAACTATAAGTAATCGTGGGACTGAAGACCAAAAAAAATACTTCAAACGATGTGTACAACACCATATAGAATCTGAAATCCTTCATTTACAAATGGATTTGGGAAAATCATACGCAGAACTACGTAGAACGCAAGGTTTACTCATCCAATTGTACATCAATGTTTTGGAAGATGAAATTGAAGAGTTAGAAATTGAGTTAGGCAGACTGGCTCGGCTTGCCAATGGAAAAGAAAAAACAGAAACCAAATTGTATTTGAGATTAGGTTATCGTGAAATTGCAGTTGCCAAACAAAAATTAATCATTGGAAAAAACATACGTCCTTATTTGTATTTGATGAAATTACAGGAGTTGGCTTTTTCCTTAAAATCTTTAAAACAAGCAGAGAAATATATTGTTTTGCTTGGATTATTACATGACTCTGTTGATGAATTTGATAAGGAAAGTCGATCTTTCGAAGCAATGGCCAATGAAGTAATTCGAATCATTGTGAGTGACAAAGAGAAATATCTACGATTATTGTACGATAGCCATTTTGATTCATATGGATCTCTGAATTATTACGAACAAATTTGGAAACAACCCGATTTACACGAATTAGCATCAGGAATTCCCAATTTTGATCCAGCTTACTTTCGTAACCCAGAAGAAGCAAAAATTCCAACCTTCAAATAG
- a CDS encoding rhomboid family intramembrane serine protease: MRSFIWEFPLTASFALFLFLLYPIVSIFTPNLVTEYFIATPGEFEPINWILSTFFHGSGAHLLSNLFFLLLLGRVVEKRVGKTRWLLFYFMAGLLSVLGDGFVRGIILGDKTPIVGASGSISGLASAATLLSPFRFPISKTKSIPFPVFLFGWMMVYSDVTNVFARDNVAHWAHLGGFFSVFVTSYLLGEKERQEIRQGFLLNFTFFTLTIILLFFINNR; the protein is encoded by the coding sequence ATGCGATCATTCATTTGGGAATTTCCATTAACCGCTAGTTTCGCATTATTTTTATTCTTATTGTATCCAATTGTTTCCATTTTTACGCCAAACTTGGTTACGGAATATTTCATAGCTACCCCAGGTGAATTCGAACCTATTAATTGGATATTATCCACTTTTTTTCATGGATCTGGAGCCCATCTATTATCTAATTTATTTTTCTTATTATTACTGGGAAGGGTGGTAGAGAAACGAGTTGGTAAAACAAGATGGTTATTGTTTTATTTTATGGCAGGACTCCTTTCAGTGTTAGGCGATGGATTTGTGCGAGGGATTATTTTAGGAGATAAAACACCGATTGTTGGTGCAAGTGGTTCGATTTCTGGGCTTGCTTCTGCGGCAACATTGTTATCGCCATTTCGATTTCCAATTTCCAAAACCAAGTCGATTCCATTTCCAGTATTTTTATTTGGTTGGATGATGGTTTACTCCGATGTGACCAATGTTTTTGCAAGAGATAATGTGGCTCATTGGGCACACTTAGGTGGTTTTTTCTCAGTATTTGTGACAAGTTATTTATTAGGGGAAAAAGAAAGGCAAGAAATCAGACAAGGCTTTCTTCTCAACTTTACCTTTTTTACATTGACTATCATTCTTCTATTTTTTATCAACAATAGGTAA
- a CDS encoding MDR/zinc-dependent alcohol dehydrogenase-like family protein has translation MNLKFRAKDYLSSDSFESAEYEYIGNQKDGWEIKRNGEPYLQLGPGYIPLKTISCGVCSTDIDRRFLPFPLPQIIGHEVLAEGLEENQGKQFVVEINDTYEARGDKEPDLFCKEGIPTHSPERRVLGIDRLPGGFGPYILAPVNAAINLEGVSPKAAVLMEPFAAALQAIIASPPKKGDQVAVLGPRRLGSLILAALSSYRKSNQSDFRITAITRHDHLVKLSKEMGADDVIDLRITNVENLKNKFDIVYDTTSTPSGFESAIQIAKREVHLKTTNGQQMAGINHLTELVVDELSILPFSEQNTKFHWQKETRTNKNIFVFENVAEEIKTKLKQDFTVYIGNEKTAETILSSNDFSGHLPRFDVVVVSNPNEIGFAIRPNPNHENSLVRPRGVILVDTTNTKLWPADQSLVGEFFKEGKEIHSSRCGDFHMAISLLRENPEITKSLETNLISHRYPADKLEEAYNKAKDPSSVKVVVDFQ, from the coding sequence ATGAATCTAAAATTTAGAGCAAAGGATTATCTCTCCAGTGACTCCTTTGAATCAGCTGAATACGAATACATAGGCAATCAAAAAGACGGATGGGAAATCAAACGAAATGGTGAACCCTACCTTCAATTAGGTCCAGGTTACATTCCATTAAAAACTATCTCATGTGGTGTTTGTTCCACCGATATCGATCGGAGATTTTTACCGTTTCCTCTCCCACAAATCATCGGTCACGAGGTCTTAGCAGAAGGTCTCGAAGAAAACCAAGGCAAACAATTCGTAGTTGAGATCAATGACACTTACGAAGCCCGTGGTGATAAAGAGCCAGATTTATTTTGTAAGGAAGGAATTCCAACACACTCACCAGAACGAAGGGTTTTAGGAATCGATCGATTGCCTGGTGGATTTGGACCTTATATCCTCGCTCCTGTAAATGCAGCCATCAATTTAGAAGGAGTTTCTCCAAAAGCGGCTGTCCTAATGGAACCTTTTGCTGCTGCCTTACAAGCCATCATAGCTTCTCCTCCGAAAAAAGGAGACCAGGTTGCCGTTTTAGGCCCTAGACGTTTGGGGAGTTTGATCCTTGCAGCACTTTCATCTTACCGCAAATCCAATCAATCAGATTTTCGCATAACGGCAATTACGCGCCATGACCATTTGGTCAAATTATCAAAAGAAATGGGTGCAGATGATGTGATTGATCTTCGCATAACAAATGTTGAAAATTTAAAAAACAAATTTGACATTGTATATGATACTACATCTACACCTTCTGGATTTGAATCTGCCATCCAAATTGCTAAAAGAGAAGTCCACTTAAAAACGACAAATGGGCAACAAATGGCAGGGATAAATCATTTAACAGAACTTGTGGTAGATGAATTGTCCATTCTCCCATTTTCAGAACAGAATACAAAATTCCATTGGCAAAAAGAAACAAGAACCAACAAAAATATTTTTGTTTTCGAGAACGTTGCGGAAGAAATTAAAACCAAACTGAAACAAGATTTTACTGTCTATATAGGGAATGAAAAAACGGCTGAAACAATTTTATCATCTAATGATTTTTCTGGCCATTTGCCAAGATTCGATGTGGTAGTAGTATCAAACCCGAACGAAATTGGATTTGCCATTCGACCAAACCCAAATCATGAAAATTCTTTGGTACGACCAAGAGGAGTGATCCTTGTAGATACTACCAATACCAAACTATGGCCTGCCGATCAAAGTTTGGTAGGTGAATTTTTTAAAGAGGGAAAAGAGATTCATAGTTCGCGTTGTGGTGATTTCCATATGGCGATATCATTATTACGAGAGAATCCAGAAATTACCAAATCATTAGAGACAAACTTAATTTCACATCGATACCCAGCTGACAAATTGGAAGAAGCATATAACAAAGCAAAAGATCCATCGAGTGTAAAGGTAGTTGTTGATTTCCAATAA
- a CDS encoding NUDIX domain-containing protein: MSKHGFFQITQKLFLRDGNSLLVLRDQKSGHGDLPGGRMNEDEFFEDWMESVYREINEELGESIKIEVNPRPIFVHKHMVNEGNFPCIIIAYEAKLIQGNVQLSDEHDYMEWVNIHSFDPKTLFSEYMLDAVQLYLNQYA; the protein is encoded by the coding sequence GTGAGTAAACACGGTTTTTTTCAAATTACCCAAAAGCTCTTTTTAAGAGACGGAAATTCGTTATTAGTATTACGAGATCAGAAATCTGGTCACGGTGACCTCCCTGGCGGAAGGATGAATGAAGACGAATTTTTCGAAGACTGGATGGAAAGTGTATACCGAGAAATTAACGAAGAATTGGGTGAAAGTATAAAAATTGAAGTAAACCCAAGACCAATTTTTGTTCATAAACATATGGTTAATGAAGGAAATTTCCCTTGTATCATTATTGCATATGAGGCTAAATTAATACAAGGGAACGTTCAATTATCAGACGAACATGATTATATGGAATGGGTAAACATTCACTCATTTGATCCCAAAACACTTTTTTCGGAGTATATGTTGGATGCTGTCCAACTTTATTTAAATCAATATGCATAA